A region from the Mercenaria mercenaria strain notata chromosome 7, MADL_Memer_1, whole genome shotgun sequence genome encodes:
- the LOC123555388 gene encoding FMRFamide receptor-like: MSINETGFPFDDNFSNTSNVKNVLYDIVTQDTPILNITQHSGPSSHHAITSFIEKYVIPVICILGLIGNTVSSVVFLRKPLRNSSCSIFLAARGFSDNGFLSTLLIIWISRTFQLHLGKIRNSCQIIIFLTYVCGCASVWLVVFVTIENYIRICRPFIVNRVCTTNIAKLIVGLLSFVTICIYNFPFWTMNPDNCIPYVRYHNTVQALVYTDTLLTLVVPLICMTLVMTAITCSLVKSYNRRSRLRAPTAKRIKNPMAKVTKMLFAVSMTFFCLNLPSHINRLRIMISSLLNNTGQHGHYSSREEAIQQITLLVYYLSLATNLIVYISFGSKFRNMLREMFNIPKSRMQTAERSKSEKEQELTPIINQTNTHETQSERTDIVPLQ, translated from the coding sequence ATGAGTATCAACGAAACCGGATTTCCTTTTGATGACAACTTCAGTAATACGTCAAATGTCAAGAACGTTTTATACGATATTGTTACGCAAGACACACCAATACTGAACATTACACAACACAGTGGGCCATCTTCTCACCATGCAATTACGTCTTTCATAGAAAAATACGTCATTCCAGTAATCTGTATTTTAGGGTTAATTGGCAACACAGTATCATCCGTAGTTTTCTTAAGGAAACCATTAAGAAACAGTTCATGCAGCATATTTCTAGCCGCAAGGGGATTTTCTGACAACGGATTTCTTTCGACGTTGCTCATTATCTGGATTTCACGCACATTTCAGCTTCATTTAGGCAAAATTCGAAATTCTTGCcagataattatatttcttacTTATGTCTGTGGTTGTGCCTCCGTTTGGCTTGTGGTGTTTGTTACAATTGAAAATTACATACGGATTTGCAGGCCATTCATTGTGAACAGAGTTTGCACAACAAACATTGCTAAACTAATTGTTGGACTTCTTTCTTTTGTAACAATATGCATCTATAACTTTCCTTTCTGGACCATGAACCCGGATAATTGTATTCCATATGTAAGATATCATAATACAGTGCAAGCCTTAGTCTATACAGATACATTACTTACGCTTGTTGTGCCTTTGATCTGTATGACGCTAGTCATGACCGCCATTACTTGCAGCCTAGTAAAATCCTATAACAGAAGAAGCCGATTAAGAGCACCTACagcaaaaagaattaaaaaccCTATGgcaaaagttacaaaaatgttgtttgCTGTTTCGATGACATTCTTCTGCCTTAACCTACCATCCCACATTAACCGTCTTAGGATTATGATTTCCTCGCTTCTCAACAATACAGGACAGCATGGACATTATTCATCCCGAGAGGAGGCTATTCAACAGATCACGTTACTTGTCTACTACCTGTCATTGGCAACAAACTTGATAGTTTACATTTCTTTTGGAAGTAAATTCAGGAACATGCTAAGGGAAATGTTTAACATACCCAAATCTAGGATGCAGACAGCAGAAAGAAGTAAAAGCGAGAAGGAACAGGAACTTACACCGATAATAAATCAGACAAATACACATGAAACTCAGTCTGAACGTACTGACATAGTTCCCTTGCAGTAA